In one window of Nicotiana tabacum cultivar K326 chromosome 12, ASM71507v2, whole genome shotgun sequence DNA:
- the LOC107768588 gene encoding putative carbohydrate esterase At4g34215 isoform X2, translated as MLPGQSNMAGNGGVHRQIENGVVTNLSWDGFVPQECKPNPKILRFNAAGKWEKAHEPLNYGIDCLLACGLGPGMAFANEILKKDLEFGVIGLVPCAKGGTPLHKWRRGFSPYDSLIRRAKFAVKDGGNIRALFWYHGESDGKAKNTSSLYKRNLENFIHDLRSDLHAPTLLIFQVIIPYPKEPFVGPYIEEVRAAQLGINISNVIKIDAEGLELGPDGLHLTTPAQVQLGHMFAHAFLRFNNFSFLNRYVLPFNILS; from the exons ATGTTGCCAG GACAAAGCAATATGGCTGGAAATGGAGGAGTCCATAGGCAAATTGAAAATGGGGTTGTCACCAATCTAAGTTGGGATGGTTTTGTACCTCAAGAATGTAAACCAAATCCAAAAATTTTACGATTCAATGCAGCTGGAAAATGGGAAAAAGCTCATGAGCCTCTGAATTATGGGATTGATTGTTTACTCGCTTGTGGACTCGGACCTGGAATGGCTTTTGCTAATGAGATACTTAAAAAAGATCTTGAATTTGGTGTTATAGGTTTAGTACCTTGTGCTAAAGGAGGGACACCACTACATAAATGGAGACGTGGGTTTAGTCCTTATGATTCTTTGATTAGAAGAGCAAAATTTGCTGTCAAAGATGGAGGAAATATTAGGGCATTATTTTGGTATCATGGGGAGAGTGATGGTAAAGCAAAGAATACATCTAGTTTGTATAAGAGAAACTTGGAGAACTTCATTCATGACTTGCGTAGTGACTTACATGCTCCTACCCTTCTCATTTTCCAG GTTATCATACCATACCCAAAAGAACCATTTGTAGGGCCATATATAGAAGAAGTGAGAGCAGCTCAATTGGGAATTAACATCTCAAATGTGATCAAGATAGATGCAGAGGGACTAGAATTGGGTCCAGATGGCCTTCATCTCACTACCCCTGCCCAAGTTCAACTTGGTCATATGTTTGCTCATGCATTTCTCAGATTTAAtaatttttcctttctaaatagATATGTTTTACCTTTTAATATATTATCTTAA
- the LOC107768588 gene encoding putative carbohydrate esterase At4g34215 isoform X1 → MLPGKSQEIILIVTLVVFFFNISWVMSPVKVKESHKKGKKNLQVFILAGQSNMAGNGGVHRQIENGVVTNLSWDGFVPQECKPNPKILRFNAAGKWEKAHEPLNYGIDCLLACGLGPGMAFANEILKKDLEFGVIGLVPCAKGGTPLHKWRRGFSPYDSLIRRAKFAVKDGGNIRALFWYHGESDGKAKNTSSLYKRNLENFIHDLRSDLHAPTLLIFQVIIPYPKEPFVGPYIEEVRAAQLGINISNVIKIDAEGLELGPDGLHLTTPAQVQLGHMFAHAFLRFNNFSFLNRYVLPFNILS, encoded by the exons ATGTTGCCAGGTAAGAGCCAAGAAATTATATTGATTGTTACATTAGTTGTGTTTTTCTTTAACATAAGTTGGGTGATGAGTCCTGTTAAAGTCAAGGAAAGCCACAAAAAAGGCAAGAAGAATTTACAAGTGTTCATATTAGCAGGACAAAGCAATATGGCTGGAAATGGAGGAGTCCATAGGCAAATTGAAAATGGGGTTGTCACCAATCTAAGTTGGGATGGTTTTGTACCTCAAGAATGTAAACCAAATCCAAAAATTTTACGATTCAATGCAGCTGGAAAATGGGAAAAAGCTCATGAGCCTCTGAATTATGGGATTGATTGTTTACTCGCTTGTGGACTCGGACCTGGAATGGCTTTTGCTAATGAGATACTTAAAAAAGATCTTGAATTTGGTGTTATAGGTTTAGTACCTTGTGCTAAAGGAGGGACACCACTACATAAATGGAGACGTGGGTTTAGTCCTTATGATTCTTTGATTAGAAGAGCAAAATTTGCTGTCAAAGATGGAGGAAATATTAGGGCATTATTTTGGTATCATGGGGAGAGTGATGGTAAAGCAAAGAATACATCTAGTTTGTATAAGAGAAACTTGGAGAACTTCATTCATGACTTGCGTAGTGACTTACATGCTCCTACCCTTCTCATTTTCCAG GTTATCATACCATACCCAAAAGAACCATTTGTAGGGCCATATATAGAAGAAGTGAGAGCAGCTCAATTGGGAATTAACATCTCAAATGTGATCAAGATAGATGCAGAGGGACTAGAATTGGGTCCAGATGGCCTTCATCTCACTACCCCTGCCCAAGTTCAACTTGGTCATATGTTTGCTCATGCATTTCTCAGATTTAAtaatttttcctttctaaatagATATGTTTTACCTTTTAATATATTATCTTAA